From Leifsonia sp. fls2-241-R2A-40a, one genomic window encodes:
- a CDS encoding FAD-binding monooxygenase, with protein sequence MQFHHHGYVSGDPRIHEPAGTGIDRPAELPDEVDVLIVGTGPAGMIAAAQLAQFPGVVTRIVERRPGRLAIGQADGIQARSVETFQAFGFAERIIAEAYRITEMAFWKPDPTDPSRIVRTARPVDDPTGVSEFPHLIVNQARVLDYFAEVMANSPSRMTPDYGYELVRLEVGEGEHPVAVTLRRTAGPDEGTERVVHARYVVGADGARSKVREAIGCHLAGDQANHAWGVMDALAVTDFPDIRTKCSIQSEAGNILLIPREGGYLFRMYVDLGEVAPDDKGAVRQTTIDQIIERANAILHPYTLDVRNVAWHSVYEVGHRLTDRFDDVLPEELGMRTPRVFITGDACHTHSAKAGQGMNVSMQDGFNIGWKLGHVLDGRAPESLLATYSAERQVVAQNLIDFDKEWSTLMAKKPEEFESPSELEDFYVATAEFPAGFMTQYAPSLIVGEAAHQQLATGFPVGKRFKSAPVVRVCDGNPVHLGHHARADGRWRIYVFADRARAGKTSGVAGLAEWMSSSPESPLAATPEGADPDAWFDVKVVYQQDHASVDLGAVPELFLPRVGPFGLIDYEKVYAADPADDIFETRGIDRDGAIVVVRPDQYVSAVLPLSATDELAAFFRPIARSRTLAR encoded by the coding sequence GTGCAGTTCCACCACCACGGCTACGTATCCGGCGACCCGCGCATCCACGAGCCTGCGGGCACAGGGATCGACCGGCCCGCCGAGCTGCCCGACGAGGTCGACGTGCTCATCGTCGGAACGGGCCCCGCCGGCATGATCGCCGCCGCGCAGCTGGCCCAGTTCCCCGGCGTGGTGACCCGGATCGTCGAGCGCCGCCCCGGCCGGCTCGCGATCGGACAGGCGGACGGCATCCAGGCGCGCAGCGTCGAGACCTTCCAGGCGTTCGGCTTCGCGGAGCGGATCATCGCCGAGGCGTACCGCATCACCGAGATGGCGTTCTGGAAGCCGGACCCGACCGACCCGTCTCGCATCGTCCGCACGGCCCGCCCGGTCGACGACCCGACCGGCGTGAGCGAGTTCCCGCACCTGATCGTGAACCAGGCGCGCGTGCTCGACTACTTCGCCGAGGTGATGGCGAACTCGCCGTCGCGCATGACGCCCGACTACGGCTACGAGCTCGTCCGGCTCGAGGTGGGTGAGGGCGAGCATCCCGTGGCCGTGACGCTGCGACGCACGGCCGGGCCGGACGAGGGCACCGAGCGCGTCGTCCACGCCCGGTACGTCGTCGGCGCGGATGGGGCGCGCAGCAAGGTCCGTGAAGCGATCGGCTGCCACCTCGCCGGCGACCAGGCGAACCACGCCTGGGGGGTCATGGACGCCCTCGCCGTCACCGACTTCCCCGACATCCGCACGAAGTGCTCGATCCAGTCGGAGGCGGGAAACATCCTGCTGATCCCGCGTGAAGGCGGCTACCTGTTCCGGATGTACGTCGACCTCGGTGAGGTCGCCCCGGACGACAAGGGGGCCGTGCGGCAGACGACGATCGACCAGATCATCGAGCGCGCGAACGCCATCCTCCACCCGTACACGCTGGATGTGCGCAACGTCGCCTGGCACAGCGTCTACGAGGTCGGGCACCGCCTCACGGACCGTTTCGACGACGTGCTGCCGGAGGAGCTCGGAATGCGCACGCCGCGCGTCTTCATCACCGGCGACGCCTGCCACACGCACAGCGCGAAGGCCGGGCAGGGCATGAACGTGTCGATGCAGGACGGCTTCAACATCGGCTGGAAGCTCGGCCACGTGCTCGACGGCCGCGCCCCCGAGTCGCTGCTGGCGACGTACTCCGCCGAGCGCCAGGTCGTCGCGCAGAACCTGATCGACTTCGACAAGGAGTGGTCGACCCTGATGGCGAAGAAGCCTGAGGAGTTCGAGAGCCCGTCGGAGCTGGAGGACTTCTACGTCGCCACCGCCGAGTTCCCGGCGGGGTTCATGACCCAGTACGCGCCATCGCTCATCGTCGGCGAGGCCGCGCACCAGCAGCTCGCGACCGGCTTCCCCGTCGGCAAGCGGTTCAAGTCGGCTCCGGTCGTGCGCGTGTGCGACGGCAACCCCGTGCACCTCGGGCATCACGCCCGGGCCGACGGCCGCTGGCGCATCTACGTGTTCGCGGACCGCGCTCGTGCGGGCAAGACGTCGGGCGTGGCGGGCCTCGCCGAGTGGATGTCGTCCTCGCCCGAGTCGCCGCTCGCCGCGACGCCGGAGGGTGCCGATCCCGACGCCTGGTTCGACGTGAAGGTCGTGTACCAGCAGGACCACGCCTCGGTCGACCTCGGCGCCGTGCCGGAACTGTTCCTCCCCCGCGTCGGCCCGTTCGGGCTGATCGACTACGAGAAGGTGTACGCCGCCGACCCCGCCGACGACATCTTCGAGACGCGCGGGATCGACCGCGACGGCGCGATCGTCGTCGTGCGGCCCGACCAGTACGTGTCGGCCGTCCTCCCGTTGAGCGCGACGGACGAGCTCGCGGCGTTCTTCCGCCCGATCGCCCGCTCGCGGACGCTGGCCCGCTAG
- a CDS encoding glutathionylspermidine synthase family protein — translation MDSTPRDDWRSRLDEIGFTFYDLPSEGGRPYWNENAAYAFTLREVELIEAATQELFDRCMDAVEHVVRRRRFAEFGIPSRFHDLVAESWDDDDPTVYGRFDLAYDGEGAVKLLEFNADTPTSLVESAVAQWQWLTEVRGSGADQFNSLHEQLIEQWEHIRRERWSLPEGARLHLASLHDSGDGQLIVEDFETVAYMAETAKAAGFDPKLVYIEDLQWDVDAARYLDGDGETVSHIFKLYPWEWMVNEQFGGFLLQSRETTRWVEPAWKLLLSNKQLLVVLWELFPGHPNLLPAFADAAALAGDAFVRKPRLGREGANVTVFDREGAVVAEQEGPYGDEGYVHQQRARFAPIADKTAVIGSWVVGESPAGMDLRETSGPITGDLAEFVPHFIDDGIEEERRA, via the coding sequence GTGGACTCGACGCCCCGCGACGACTGGCGCTCGCGGCTGGACGAGATCGGGTTCACGTTCTACGACCTGCCGTCCGAGGGCGGGCGGCCGTATTGGAACGAGAATGCCGCCTACGCGTTCACCCTGCGCGAGGTCGAGCTGATCGAGGCGGCGACCCAGGAGCTCTTCGACCGCTGCATGGACGCCGTCGAACACGTGGTGCGTCGCCGCCGTTTCGCCGAGTTCGGTATCCCCTCGCGGTTCCACGACCTCGTCGCCGAGTCGTGGGACGACGACGACCCGACCGTGTACGGCCGCTTCGACCTCGCCTACGACGGCGAAGGCGCGGTCAAGCTGCTCGAGTTCAACGCCGACACGCCCACCTCCCTCGTGGAGTCGGCCGTCGCGCAGTGGCAGTGGCTGACGGAGGTGCGCGGAAGCGGCGCGGATCAGTTCAACTCACTGCACGAGCAGCTGATCGAGCAGTGGGAGCACATCCGGCGCGAACGCTGGTCGCTGCCGGAGGGGGCGCGTCTGCACCTCGCCTCGCTGCACGACTCGGGCGACGGGCAGCTCATCGTCGAAGACTTCGAGACGGTCGCCTACATGGCAGAGACCGCGAAGGCCGCCGGCTTCGACCCCAAGCTCGTCTACATCGAGGACCTGCAGTGGGATGTCGACGCCGCGCGCTACCTCGACGGCGACGGCGAAACCGTGAGCCACATCTTCAAGCTGTATCCGTGGGAGTGGATGGTGAACGAGCAGTTCGGCGGTTTCCTTCTGCAGAGCCGCGAGACCACGCGCTGGGTGGAGCCGGCGTGGAAGCTCCTGCTCAGCAACAAGCAGCTCCTCGTGGTGCTGTGGGAGCTCTTCCCCGGGCACCCGAACCTGCTCCCCGCCTTCGCGGATGCCGCCGCGCTCGCCGGCGACGCGTTCGTCCGCAAGCCGCGGCTCGGCCGCGAGGGCGCCAATGTGACGGTGTTCGATCGGGAGGGCGCCGTGGTCGCCGAGCAGGAGGGGCCGTACGGCGACGAGGGATACGTCCACCAGCAGCGGGCGCGCTTCGCGCCGATCGCGGACAAGACGGCGGTGATCGGATCCTGGGTCGTCGGCGAAAGCCCGGCAGGCATGGACCTGCGCGAGACGAGCGGCCCGATCACGGGCGATCTGGCCGAGTTCGTGCCGCACTTCATCGACGACGGCATCGAGGAGGAACGGCGTGCGTAG
- a CDS encoding MBL fold metallo-hydrolase, whose product MAPFETIADGVHAVRIPMPGGGLPFSLAYLVEDDRSRLHLVDPGSPTEAAVSTLLAAVDALGRAPRDVAAIVVTHLHADHAGAAAAVREATGAPVLMHAREAEALNAIEDGLPVPDLQAWGVPEERRPELLAVTSAPVPPGAGRPDALLADGDVLDIPGRSVRVLWTPGHTPGHLCLHDQGADLVFTGDHVLPTVNSGLGLGGPSVTNPIADYLAGLTRVGELGGPGVQALPGHERTFCGLAERCAGLREHHLRRAREVAAHPGGTVWETASALTWTGGWDALAGFTLLSALSQTALHRDFVERGGLEAA is encoded by the coding sequence GTGGCCCCCTTCGAGACGATCGCCGACGGCGTGCACGCGGTGCGCATCCCGATGCCCGGCGGCGGGCTGCCGTTCAGCCTCGCGTATCTGGTGGAGGATGACCGCTCGCGGCTGCATCTCGTCGACCCCGGATCGCCGACGGAGGCCGCCGTATCGACGCTGCTCGCCGCGGTGGATGCGCTGGGTCGCGCACCGCGCGACGTGGCCGCGATCGTGGTGACGCACCTCCACGCCGACCACGCCGGCGCGGCCGCCGCCGTGCGCGAGGCCACCGGAGCACCGGTGCTCATGCACGCACGCGAGGCGGAGGCGCTGAACGCGATCGAGGACGGGCTGCCCGTGCCGGACCTGCAGGCGTGGGGTGTCCCCGAGGAGCGCCGGCCCGAGCTGCTGGCGGTCACCTCGGCACCGGTTCCGCCGGGCGCCGGCCGGCCGGATGCGCTGCTGGCCGACGGCGACGTGCTCGACATCCCGGGCCGCAGCGTTCGCGTGCTCTGGACGCCGGGCCACACCCCCGGGCACCTCTGCCTGCACGACCAGGGTGCGGACCTCGTCTTCACCGGCGACCACGTGCTGCCGACCGTCAACTCGGGGCTCGGCCTCGGCGGGCCGTCCGTGACGAATCCCATTGCCGACTACCTCGCCGGATTGACGCGGGTCGGCGAGCTCGGCGGCCCCGGCGTGCAGGCCCTTCCCGGCCACGAGCGAACGTTCTGCGGGCTCGCCGAGCGCTGCGCCGGGCTGCGCGAGCACCACCTGCGGCGAGCGCGGGAGGTCGCCGCCCACCCCGGCGGCACCGTCTGGGAGACCGCGAGCGCCCTGACCTGGACGGGCGGCTGGGATGCGCTGGCCGGCTTCACACTGCTGTCGGCCCTGTCGCAGACCGCGCTGCACCGCGACTTCGTCGAACGCGGCGGCCTCGAGGCGGCCTGA
- a CDS encoding IclR family transcriptional regulator translates to MRHTDDAAPAGGQTPPLQTLSRGIRMLELLADAGEPLTIPAIASRLGLHRSIAYRILRTLEDHGLVVRDAAGAVELGPRMATLARAVSRDLQSAALPQLTAVANELSMTAFLAVLDRHDVVTLVTVEPSHAHATVAQRPGTRHPLASGAPGIAIQSNLTEAQWRALPGEHPRDDAAVARERGYATSHDEVIAGLASIAVPVSAPGQPVAALAVVYVTNDVDADAIGGRLREAAAAIEADLR, encoded by the coding sequence ATGCGCCATACCGACGACGCCGCGCCCGCTGGCGGACAGACGCCCCCACTGCAGACGCTGTCGCGGGGCATCAGGATGCTGGAGCTGCTCGCCGACGCGGGCGAACCGCTGACCATCCCAGCGATCGCCTCCCGGCTCGGGCTGCACCGGTCGATCGCGTACCGCATCCTGCGCACGCTCGAGGATCACGGGCTCGTCGTCCGCGATGCCGCCGGGGCCGTGGAGCTCGGCCCGCGGATGGCCACCCTCGCCCGCGCCGTGTCGCGCGACCTGCAGTCGGCGGCACTGCCGCAGCTCACGGCCGTCGCCAACGAGCTGAGCATGACCGCCTTCCTCGCCGTGCTCGACCGCCACGACGTGGTGACGCTCGTGACCGTGGAACCGTCGCACGCCCACGCGACGGTCGCACAGCGCCCCGGGACCCGCCACCCCCTCGCATCGGGCGCCCCCGGGATCGCCATCCAGTCGAATCTCACGGAGGCGCAGTGGCGGGCGCTTCCCGGCGAGCACCCGCGCGACGACGCGGCGGTGGCGCGGGAGCGCGGGTACGCGACCAGCCACGACGAGGTCATCGCCGGCCTCGCCTCCATCGCGGTACCCGTGAGCGCTCCCGGACAGCCGGTCGCCGCCCTGGCGGTCGTCTACGTCACCAACGACGTCGATGCCGACGCGATCGGCGGACGCCTGCGTGAGGCGGCCGCCGCCATCGAAGCGGATCTGCGCTGA
- a CDS encoding alpha/beta fold hydrolase: MRASGRYMAASLAVVLAAALLAGCSQEIRGEEDVLARPYTGHFYDDPPSAAGTPGTVVRSELAAGGPQGATAWRILFRSTDQSGRAVLNSGMLVEPDGKAPAGGRTVVSWAHATTGSAEKCAPSRSVDPYVWMEGLTGLLKQGYAVVSTDYTGMGVAGPNSYLVGETEGRNVLDAARAARAVLGAAASDRVLLWGHSQGGQAALFAAQAWKRYAPELEVRGVAVAAPATDLAPLLRADIGDVSGVSIASYAFDAYSSVYDAPLDSILTPAAVAALPTMTGFCLLTQNRTLHDVAQPLVGRFLAGDPETTQPWAELLAANTPGASALPMPLFVAQGLSDSLVRPSSTSAFVALEKQRGTDVTYDPVAGATHGSIANKAMPAVLRFFDGVAR, encoded by the coding sequence ATGCGGGCGAGCGGACGGTACATGGCGGCCTCCCTCGCGGTCGTGCTGGCCGCCGCCCTGCTCGCCGGGTGCTCGCAGGAGATCCGCGGTGAGGAGGACGTGCTCGCGCGTCCGTACACCGGGCACTTCTACGACGATCCGCCGAGTGCCGCCGGTACTCCGGGAACGGTGGTCCGGTCCGAACTCGCGGCCGGCGGTCCGCAGGGCGCGACGGCCTGGCGCATCCTGTTCCGCTCCACCGACCAGTCGGGCCGTGCCGTCCTGAACAGCGGGATGCTGGTGGAGCCGGACGGGAAAGCTCCGGCCGGCGGCCGCACGGTCGTGTCATGGGCGCACGCCACCACCGGCAGCGCGGAGAAGTGCGCTCCCTCCCGCTCGGTCGATCCGTACGTGTGGATGGAGGGACTCACCGGGTTGCTGAAGCAGGGCTACGCGGTCGTCTCCACGGACTACACCGGGATGGGCGTCGCCGGGCCGAACTCGTACCTCGTCGGCGAGACCGAAGGGCGGAACGTGCTGGACGCAGCGCGGGCCGCCCGTGCGGTCCTCGGCGCGGCGGCGAGCGACCGTGTGCTGCTGTGGGGGCATTCGCAGGGCGGCCAGGCAGCGCTGTTCGCCGCGCAGGCGTGGAAGCGGTACGCGCCCGAGTTGGAGGTGCGCGGCGTCGCCGTCGCGGCACCGGCCACCGACCTGGCTCCGCTGCTGCGCGCCGACATCGGCGACGTCTCCGGGGTCAGCATCGCGTCGTACGCCTTCGACGCCTACTCCAGCGTGTACGACGCGCCGCTCGACTCCATCCTCACCCCGGCGGCGGTCGCGGCGCTGCCGACCATGACCGGCTTCTGCCTGCTCACGCAGAATCGCACCCTGCACGATGTGGCGCAGCCGCTGGTCGGGCGCTTCCTGGCGGGCGATCCGGAGACGACGCAGCCCTGGGCGGAGCTGCTGGCGGCCAACACGCCGGGCGCCTCGGCCCTCCCCATGCCGCTCTTCGTCGCGCAGGGCTTGAGCGACTCCCTCGTGCGGCCCTCCTCGACCTCCGCCTTCGTGGCGCTCGAGAAGCAGCGCGGCACCGACGTCACCTATGACCCGGTCGCCGGCGCGACGCACGGCAGCATCGCGAACAAAGCAATGCCGGCCGTGCTGCGCTTCTTCGACGGCGTGGCCCGCTGA
- a CDS encoding glycoside hydrolase family 6 protein has protein sequence MRRPLVVALLAVAVVLVAVGVAFAVTAGGRTGTAPAAAGTSATASPGGTATAAAGPRSPAFASTRLYLDPNTEAAAAEKRFSSDGDPAAASFAGRIAEVPTAVWLGEWFQGDRLSTELRNDIADARSQKATPVFVAYAIPNRDCGGYSKGGLAADQYLPWIRSIASTLRGSDAVMLLEPDSLAMLSEPQCDGTAATRLPLLRSSVRILESAGVSTYLDGGNGRWLSATQQASWLTQAGVKDAHGFFTNVSNFDTTQHERDYAGRLSSKVGWKHYVIDVSRNGKGWTGTWCNPPGAALGENPKVTEGSGSKLDALLWVKHPGVSDGSCNGGPAAGVWWQAGAEALVHGKEG, from the coding sequence ATGCGCAGACCGCTCGTCGTCGCACTGCTGGCCGTGGCCGTGGTGCTCGTCGCGGTCGGTGTCGCCTTCGCTGTGACCGCGGGCGGTCGTACGGGGACGGCTCCTGCGGCTGCCGGGACGTCGGCGACAGCGTCTCCCGGCGGCACGGCGACCGCCGCCGCCGGGCCCCGATCGCCGGCGTTCGCATCCACCCGCCTCTATCTCGACCCGAACACCGAGGCGGCGGCCGCTGAGAAACGGTTCAGCTCGGACGGCGATCCCGCCGCCGCCTCCTTCGCCGGCCGCATCGCCGAGGTTCCGACGGCGGTGTGGCTGGGCGAGTGGTTCCAGGGCGACCGGTTGTCGACCGAGCTCCGGAACGATATCGCCGATGCCCGCTCGCAGAAGGCGACACCCGTGTTCGTGGCCTACGCGATCCCCAACCGCGACTGCGGCGGGTACTCGAAGGGCGGCCTCGCCGCCGACCAGTACCTGCCCTGGATCCGCAGCATCGCATCCACTCTCCGGGGCAGCGACGCGGTCATGCTGCTGGAGCCGGACTCCCTCGCCATGCTCTCGGAGCCCCAGTGCGACGGCACCGCCGCGACACGCTTGCCGCTGCTGCGGTCGTCGGTGCGCATCCTCGAATCCGCCGGCGTCTCGACCTACCTCGACGGCGGGAACGGCCGCTGGCTGTCCGCTACCCAGCAGGCCTCCTGGCTCACGCAGGCCGGGGTGAAGGATGCGCACGGTTTCTTCACGAACGTGTCCAACTTCGATACGACGCAGCACGAGCGCGACTACGCGGGGCGTCTCTCGTCGAAGGTCGGCTGGAAGCACTACGTGATCGATGTCTCCCGCAACGGCAAAGGGTGGACGGGCACGTGGTGCAATCCCCCCGGCGCCGCCCTGGGCGAGAACCCGAAGGTGACCGAAGGGTCGGGCAGCAAGCTGGATGCGCTGCTCTGGGTGAAGCACCCGGGAGTCAGCGACGGAAGCTGCAACGGCGGGCCGGCCGCGGGGGTCTGGTGGCAGGCAGGCGCAGAGGCGCTCGTCCACGGGAAGGAGGGCTGA
- a CDS encoding alpha/beta hydrolase codes for MGTTSAPRRLPRRPASGLAERWTTVDGVDVFYRESPSPPDAPAMMHVHGFGLSGRYLLPTAERLADEFHTLVPDLPGFGRSGKVPNGLDIPDLAHAAARFLDDRGIEKVTLVGNSMGCPVILEFAHHYPERLERAILVSPAGGAYNSPLRRAVGQLTRDGGREPPRMMRVATPDYLRFGVPSTFKLFSAMTHYPSLQRLLELRLPTLVVIGDRDPLLPHPDRVQAIASATDNHVLVVRIEGAAHAINFSHPGELAHAIRLFMADKPIVDDPDSPGHATLYEIHRGTHLPETDRTDKAD; via the coding sequence ATGGGAACGACGAGCGCGCCGAGGCGCCTTCCCAGGCGCCCGGCATCCGGTCTGGCGGAGCGGTGGACCACGGTCGACGGCGTCGACGTGTTCTACCGGGAGTCGCCCAGTCCGCCCGACGCGCCGGCCATGATGCACGTGCACGGCTTCGGACTCTCCGGGCGCTACCTGCTGCCCACCGCCGAACGCCTCGCCGACGAGTTCCACACGCTCGTGCCCGACCTGCCCGGCTTCGGTCGCAGCGGGAAGGTGCCCAACGGCCTCGACATCCCCGACCTGGCGCATGCAGCCGCGCGCTTCCTCGACGACCGGGGTATCGAGAAGGTCACCCTGGTGGGGAACTCGATGGGCTGTCCGGTGATCCTCGAGTTCGCGCACCACTATCCCGAGCGGCTCGAGCGGGCCATCCTCGTATCGCCTGCCGGCGGCGCCTACAACAGCCCTCTTCGGCGCGCGGTCGGCCAGCTCACCCGCGACGGCGGCCGGGAACCACCGCGAATGATGCGGGTCGCGACGCCCGACTATCTGCGCTTCGGGGTGCCCAGCACCTTCAAGCTGTTCAGCGCCATGACGCACTACCCCTCGCTGCAGCGGCTCCTCGAGTTGCGGCTGCCCACCCTCGTCGTGATCGGCGACCGGGACCCGCTGCTGCCGCACCCGGACCGGGTTCAGGCGATCGCGTCCGCCACCGACAACCACGTGCTGGTGGTCCGGATCGAAGGCGCTGCGCACGCGATCAACTTCAGTCATCCGGGCGAGCTGGCCCACGCCATCCGGCTGTTCATGGCGGACAAGCCCATCGTCGACGATCCGGACTCTCCCGGGCACGCCACCCTGTACGAGATCCACCGCGGCACGCACCTGCCGGAGACCGACAGGACGGACAAGGCGGACTAG
- a CDS encoding HAD-IA family hydrolase — protein MDEIEAAGFLFDMDGTLVDSTAVVESVWTAFAQRHGIDPVALLAYSHGRQALDTVTRFLPALSDVERAGLVRQLVAEEVSRTDGIVEIPGAVALLERLLAEGAPVAVVTSAPRELAVARMRAAGVPVPEVLVAAEDVERGKPDPQGYQRAAELLGVPIADCVVFEDAEAGLAAAVASGARAVVVGRHESATTAGLGRLTDYAGFRALLA, from the coding sequence GTGGATGAGATCGAGGCGGCCGGGTTCCTGTTCGACATGGATGGGACGCTCGTCGACTCGACGGCGGTCGTCGAGTCCGTGTGGACGGCGTTCGCGCAGCGGCACGGCATCGACCCGGTGGCGCTGCTCGCGTACTCGCATGGGCGCCAGGCCCTGGATACGGTCACGCGTTTCCTGCCGGCGCTGAGCGATGTCGAACGGGCCGGACTCGTGCGTCAGCTGGTCGCCGAGGAGGTGAGCCGCACCGACGGGATCGTGGAGATCCCGGGCGCGGTGGCGCTGCTCGAGCGGCTGCTGGCCGAGGGCGCACCGGTCGCGGTCGTCACGAGCGCCCCGCGCGAGCTGGCCGTGGCCCGGATGCGCGCCGCGGGCGTTCCGGTGCCGGAGGTGCTGGTGGCGGCGGAGGACGTCGAGCGTGGCAAGCCCGACCCGCAGGGGTACCAGCGCGCGGCCGAACTCCTCGGCGTGCCGATCGCGGACTGCGTCGTCTTCGAGGACGCGGAGGCCGGGCTGGCCGCCGCGGTCGCCTCCGGCGCGCGTGCCGTCGTGGTGGGAAGACACGAATCCGCGACGACCGCAGGCCTCGGCCGGCTCACCGACTACGCGGGGTTCCGGGCGCTCCTCGCCTGA
- a CDS encoding FAD-binding oxidoreductase yields MTTPSIRSRVVVIGGGILGVSTAVHLVRSGADVTLLTEGELASGASGRSLSWLNTAGLRSPEYHALRQLGIDRYRTLAARSDVSAFLRFDGGLTWAPDGESFASILDHERSIGYDAQWVTASNVAEWTPGVDPAALAAEGAIFNPGEGWVDLPSLIAFLAAEFTARGGRLVTGAGRAVVLVEDGRAVGALTADGRRFGGDAVLLATGPDVPAQVAEHGITIEDGSPTALLVWTKPVETELKAVLNTPNVAVRPTPSGALALDSAWSEEALIVGDDGSVTVPDGVVDRLLEEASRVLAGNPALALDGFGIGGKPIPGDGDPVLGELEQLSGYFVAFTHSGATLGLIAGELLAREILTGEKSPLLDTFRPARFSGALV; encoded by the coding sequence ATGACCACGCCATCCATCCGTTCCCGCGTCGTCGTCATCGGTGGCGGCATCCTCGGCGTCTCCACGGCGGTCCACCTGGTCCGTTCCGGCGCCGACGTGACGCTGCTGACCGAGGGCGAACTGGCCAGCGGCGCCAGCGGGCGGTCGCTCTCGTGGCTGAACACCGCCGGCCTGCGCTCGCCGGAGTACCACGCCCTCCGCCAGCTCGGGATCGACCGCTACCGCACGCTCGCGGCGCGTTCCGACGTGTCGGCTTTCCTCCGCTTCGACGGCGGCCTGACCTGGGCGCCGGACGGCGAGTCCTTCGCGTCGATCCTCGACCACGAGCGCTCGATCGGCTACGACGCCCAGTGGGTCACCGCCTCGAACGTGGCCGAGTGGACGCCGGGCGTCGACCCCGCGGCCCTCGCCGCCGAGGGCGCCATCTTCAACCCCGGGGAGGGCTGGGTCGACCTGCCGTCGCTCATCGCGTTCCTCGCCGCCGAGTTCACCGCCCGCGGCGGACGTCTCGTCACCGGCGCCGGGCGCGCTGTGGTCCTGGTCGAGGACGGCCGCGCCGTCGGTGCGTTGACCGCGGACGGCCGTCGCTTCGGCGGCGACGCGGTACTGCTCGCGACCGGTCCGGACGTCCCGGCTCAGGTGGCCGAGCACGGCATCACCATCGAGGACGGCAGCCCCACGGCCCTCCTGGTCTGGACGAAGCCGGTCGAGACGGAGCTGAAGGCGGTGCTCAACACGCCGAACGTGGCCGTCCGCCCGACGCCGTCCGGCGCGCTCGCCCTCGACTCGGCCTGGTCGGAGGAGGCGCTGATCGTCGGCGACGACGGCTCGGTCACCGTGCCGGACGGCGTCGTCGACCGTCTGCTGGAGGAGGCGTCCCGCGTGCTCGCCGGCAACCCCGCGCTCGCGCTCGACGGCTTCGGAATCGGCGGCAAGCCCATCCCGGGAGACGGCGACCCCGTCCTCGGCGAGCTGGAGCAGCTCTCCGGCTACTTCGTCGCCTTCACCCACAGCGGTGCCACCCTGGGGCTGATCGCGGGCGAACTGCTCGCCCGCGAGATCCTCACCGGCGAGAAGTCGCCGCTGCTCGACACGTTCCGCCCGGCGCGCTTCTCGGGCGCCCTGGTGTGA
- a CDS encoding Gfo/Idh/MocA family oxidoreductase — translation MSGGGPIRVGLIGYGVAGRVFHAPFLAADPAFELAAVVTSQTDRLAADHPDATAVPDVDALLAHPGLDLVVVASPTPLHVAHAEAAIAAGLATVVDKPFAPDTLSGRVLIERAETADVPFTVFQNRRWDGDFLTLRRLVDDGSLGDVRRFESRFEWWKPSADDSWKSTTDAGEGGGILFDLGAHLIDQALLLFGPGRVSHAELHNRRGGRADDDAFVVLQHESGTVSHLWMSAVAPIAGPRFRVLGSRSGFVSWGLDPQEAQLAGGMRPGDPRLGRASAPARLGTDAHPDEIPLAPGDYADFYGRLAASFRDGAALPVDPRDSLAALELIDTIHTQNRK, via the coding sequence GTGAGCGGCGGGGGCCCCATCCGCGTCGGCCTCATCGGCTACGGGGTCGCCGGGCGGGTCTTCCACGCGCCGTTCCTGGCGGCGGATCCCGCGTTCGAACTGGCGGCGGTCGTCACCTCGCAGACGGACCGGCTGGCCGCAGACCACCCGGACGCGACGGCGGTGCCCGATGTGGATGCGCTGCTCGCGCATCCCGGACTGGACCTGGTGGTCGTCGCCTCGCCCACCCCGCTGCACGTCGCGCACGCCGAGGCTGCGATCGCCGCGGGACTGGCGACCGTCGTCGACAAGCCGTTCGCACCCGACACCCTGTCGGGCCGTGTGCTGATCGAGCGGGCGGAGACCGCAGACGTGCCATTCACCGTCTTCCAGAACCGCCGGTGGGACGGCGACTTCCTCACTCTGCGCCGCCTGGTCGACGATGGCTCCCTCGGCGACGTACGCCGCTTCGAGTCGCGATTCGAATGGTGGAAGCCGTCGGCCGACGACTCGTGGAAGTCGACCACCGACGCAGGCGAGGGCGGCGGTATCCTGTTCGACCTCGGCGCGCATCTGATCGATCAGGCGCTGCTGCTGTTCGGACCCGGTCGTGTCTCCCACGCCGAGCTCCACAACCGGCGCGGGGGCCGTGCGGATGACGACGCGTTCGTCGTCCTGCAGCACGAGTCGGGAACCGTCAGCCACCTGTGGATGAGCGCGGTCGCCCCGATCGCCGGGCCGCGTTTCCGTGTGCTCGGCTCCCGCTCCGGCTTCGTCTCCTGGGGCCTCGACCCGCAGGAGGCGCAGCTCGCCGGCGGGATGCGCCCGGGAGACCCGCGGCTCGGCCGCGCGAGCGCGCCGGCCCGCCTGGGGACGGACGCGCACCCCGACGAGATCCCGCTCGCACCCGGCGATTACGCCGACTTCTACGGGCGACTGGCCGCATCCTTCCGGGACGGCGCCGCACTGCCCGTCGACCCGCGAGACAGTCTCGCGGCCCTCGAACTGATCGACACCATTCACACTCAGAACCGAAAGTGA